A single Pseudomonas sp. DC1.2 DNA region contains:
- the hflD gene encoding high frequency lysogenization protein HflD: MSPTQEQLTALGGVFLAAVLVDKIAKTGQTSEAGLTCMLGSLLIRDPKDTLEVYGGDDLNLREGYRALVGALERDPSTLQREPLRYALAMLGLERQLAKRGDMLDAIGKRLPQIQSQVEHFGPAHENVIAACGALYQDTLSTLRQRIQVHGDMRNLQQPSNASKIRALLLAGIRSARLWRQLGGHRWQLVISRRKLLKELYPLMRNE, translated from the coding sequence ATGAGCCCGACTCAGGAACAACTGACAGCCCTTGGCGGCGTGTTTCTCGCCGCCGTGCTAGTCGACAAGATCGCCAAGACCGGCCAGACCTCCGAAGCCGGCCTGACATGCATGCTCGGCAGCCTGCTGATTCGCGACCCCAAGGACACCCTGGAAGTCTACGGGGGCGATGACCTCAACCTGCGCGAAGGCTATCGCGCATTGGTTGGCGCCCTGGAGCGCGACCCCAGCACTCTTCAACGCGAACCGCTGCGCTATGCACTGGCGATGCTCGGCCTTGAGCGTCAACTGGCCAAGCGTGGCGACATGCTCGACGCCATCGGCAAGCGGTTGCCGCAAATTCAGTCCCAGGTCGAACATTTCGGCCCGGCACACGAAAACGTCATCGCCGCGTGCGGCGCCCTGTACCAAGACACCTTAAGCACCCTGCGCCAACGGATTCAGGTCCACGGCGACATGCGCAACCTGCAACAACCGAGCAACGCGTCTAAAATTCGCGCCTTGCTGCTGGCCGGGATTCGTTCAGCGCGCCTATGGCGGCAATTGGGCGGTCATCGCTGGCAGTTAGTGATCAGCCGTCGCAAGTTGCTCAAAGAGCTTTACCCGTTGATGCGTAACGAATAA
- the mnmA gene encoding tRNA 2-thiouridine(34) synthase MnmA, whose translation MRDPAPSDTQKKRVIVGMSGGVDSSVSALLLLEQGYEVEGLFMKNWEEDDGTEYCTAMDDLADAQAVCDKIGIKLHTANFAAEYWDNVFEHFLAEYKAGRTPNPDILCNREIKFKAFLDYAMILGADLIATGHYVRRRDIDGRTELLKGLDPNKDQSYFLHAVGAEQIAKTLFPVGELEKPEVRAIAEKHELATAKKKDSTGICFIGERRFSDFLKQYLPAQPGEIKTTEGEVIGRHHGLMYHTIGQRQGLGIGGLKDAGDEPWYVLIKDLEHNELIVGQGNDHPYLFSRALLASDIYWVNPIDLSEPRKLTAKVRYRQGDQPCTLEKTANGYRATFDDPQRAVTPGQSVVFYDGEICLGGGVIEIAQPWTSKSTPQGTQQ comes from the coding sequence ATGCGTGATCCAGCCCCTTCTGACACACAAAAGAAGCGCGTCATTGTCGGCATGTCCGGCGGCGTGGACTCTTCCGTTTCCGCTCTCCTGCTGCTCGAGCAGGGTTACGAGGTGGAAGGCCTGTTCATGAAGAACTGGGAAGAAGACGATGGAACGGAATACTGCACCGCGATGGATGACCTGGCGGACGCCCAGGCCGTGTGCGACAAGATTGGCATCAAGTTACACACCGCCAACTTCGCTGCCGAATACTGGGATAACGTGTTCGAGCACTTCCTGGCTGAATACAAGGCCGGTCGCACGCCGAACCCGGACATCCTGTGTAACCGCGAGATCAAGTTCAAAGCGTTCCTCGACTACGCCATGATCCTCGGCGCCGACCTGATCGCCACCGGACACTATGTGCGCCGCCGCGACATCGATGGCCGTACCGAGCTGCTCAAGGGCCTGGACCCGAACAAGGACCAGAGCTACTTCCTGCACGCCGTCGGCGCAGAACAGATCGCCAAGACGCTGTTCCCGGTCGGCGAGCTGGAAAAACCCGAAGTCCGCGCAATCGCCGAGAAACACGAACTGGCCACCGCCAAGAAAAAAGATTCGACCGGGATCTGCTTCATCGGTGAACGCCGCTTCAGCGACTTTCTCAAGCAATACCTGCCCGCCCAACCGGGCGAGATAAAAACCACCGAAGGCGAAGTCATCGGTCGCCACCATGGTTTGATGTACCACACCATCGGTCAGCGTCAGGGCCTGGGCATCGGCGGTTTGAAAGACGCCGGTGACGAACCATGGTACGTACTGATCAAAGACCTGGAACACAACGAACTGATCGTTGGCCAGGGCAATGATCACCCGTATCTGTTTTCCCGCGCCCTGCTCGCCTCTGACATCTACTGGGTCAACCCGATCGACTTGAGCGAGCCGCGCAAGCTGACCGCCAAGGTTCGTTATCGCCAAGGCGACCAACCCTGCACCCTTGAAAAGACCGCCAACGGCTACCGTGCCACCTTCGATGACCCGCAACGCGCAGTCACCCCTGGCCAGTCCGTGGTGTTCTACGACGGTGAAATCTGCCTCGGCGGTGGCGTGATTGAAATTGCGCAGCCGTGGACGAGCAAAAGCACCCCTCAAGGCACGCAGCAATGA
- a CDS encoding NUDIX hydrolase, with amino-acid sequence MTWQPHITVATIVEDNGRFLMVEELKGGRAVLNQPAGHLDPNETLIDAAVRETLEETGWDVEPTGVVGIYLYTAPSNGVTYQRVCFTARAVKHRPDYQLDDGILCARWLTRDELMALREDWRSELIIRCIDDYLGGNHFGLELIRPSL; translated from the coding sequence ATGACCTGGCAACCCCACATCACCGTCGCCACTATCGTCGAAGACAACGGCCGCTTTCTGATGGTCGAAGAGCTTAAGGGCGGCCGCGCCGTGCTTAACCAGCCCGCCGGGCACCTCGACCCGAACGAAACCCTGATCGATGCCGCCGTGCGCGAAACCCTCGAAGAAACTGGCTGGGACGTTGAGCCCACGGGCGTGGTGGGCATCTACCTCTACACCGCACCGAGCAACGGCGTGACCTACCAGCGCGTGTGCTTCACCGCCAGGGCCGTGAAACACCGCCCGGACTATCAACTGGACGACGGCATCCTGTGCGCCCGCTGGCTGACACGCGACGAGCTGATGGCCCTGCGCGAGGACTGGCGCAGCGAGCTGATCATCCGCTGCATCGACGATTATCTGGGCGGCAATCACTTCGGTCTCGAACTGATCCGCCCTTCTCTTTAG
- a CDS encoding NADP-dependent isocitrate dehydrogenase has translation MPTRSKIIYTFTDEAPALATYSLLPIVEAFTASADIAVETRDISLAGRILASFPEQLGDKAVADHLAELGALAVTPEANIIKLPNISASVPQLQAAIKELQDHGFALPDYPETVTSDADKLAKSRYDKIKGSAVNPVLREGNSDRRAPLSVKNYARKHPHKMGAWAADSKSHVAHMSTGDFYGSEKAALIDAADTVKIELIAQDGTTTVLKEKTTVQAGEILDCAVMSKNALRNFIAAEIEDAKQKGVLLSVHLKATMMKVSDPIMFGQIVAEFYKDALAKHADVLAQIGFNLNNGIGDLYARIKALPAEQQAQIEADMQAVYAARPSLAMVNSDKGITNLHVPSDVIVDASMPAMIRDSGKMWGTDGQLHDTKAVIPDRCYATIYQAVIEDCKLHGAFDPTTMGSVPNVGLMAKKAEEYGSHDKTFQIKTDGVVRVCDSAGRTLLEQTVEAGDIFRMCQTKDAPIQDWVKLAVNRARASATPAIFWLDPMRAHDGVVIEKVQTYLKDHDTSGLDIRIMSPVDAMAFTLGRTREGKDTISVTGNVLRDYLTDLFPIMELGTSAKMLSIVPLMNGGGLFETGAGGSAPKHVQQLLEENFLRWDSLGEFLALAASLEHLGVTYNNPKALVLAKTLDQATGQFLDNNKSPSRKVGNIDNRGSHFYLALYWAQALAAQTEDTALQAQFGQLAKTLAENEATIVAELNAVQGKPVDIGGYYHANAELISKAMRPSNTFNAAIAALV, from the coding sequence ATGCCCACCCGCTCGAAGATCATCTATACCTTCACCGACGAAGCCCCAGCCCTCGCCACCTATTCACTGTTGCCTATCGTAGAGGCCTTCACCGCCTCCGCTGATATCGCCGTTGAAACCCGCGATATCTCTCTTGCAGGGCGTATTTTGGCCAGCTTCCCCGAGCAATTGGGTGACAAAGCCGTAGCCGACCACCTCGCCGAACTGGGCGCCCTGGCCGTTACGCCTGAAGCGAACATCATCAAGCTGCCGAACATCAGCGCGTCGGTTCCGCAACTGCAAGCCGCGATCAAAGAGCTGCAAGACCACGGCTTCGCACTGCCGGACTACCCGGAAACCGTGACCAGCGACGCCGACAAGCTCGCCAAATCGCGTTACGACAAGATCAAGGGCAGCGCCGTAAACCCGGTCCTGCGCGAAGGCAACTCCGATCGCCGCGCGCCGCTGTCGGTCAAAAACTACGCGCGCAAGCACCCACACAAAATGGGCGCCTGGGCAGCAGACTCCAAGTCACACGTCGCACACATGAGCACTGGCGATTTCTACGGCAGCGAAAAAGCTGCCCTGATTGACGCCGCTGACACCGTTAAAATCGAACTGATCGCTCAAGACGGCACGACCACCGTCCTGAAAGAAAAAACCACCGTGCAAGCCGGTGAGATCCTCGATTGCGCGGTCATGAGCAAAAACGCTCTGCGCAACTTCATCGCTGCCGAGATCGAAGACGCCAAGCAAAAAGGCGTGCTGCTGTCGGTTCACCTGAAAGCCACGATGATGAAGGTCTCCGACCCGATCATGTTCGGCCAGATTGTTGCCGAGTTCTATAAAGATGCACTGGCCAAGCATGCTGACGTTCTGGCGCAGATCGGCTTCAACCTGAACAACGGCATCGGCGACCTGTACGCCCGCATCAAAGCTTTGCCTGCCGAGCAGCAAGCGCAGATCGAAGCGGACATGCAGGCGGTCTATGCAGCTCGCCCATCGTTGGCCATGGTCAACTCGGACAAAGGCATTACCAACCTGCACGTGCCGAGCGACGTGATCGTCGACGCCTCGATGCCGGCGATGATCCGCGACTCCGGCAAAATGTGGGGCACTGACGGTCAGTTGCACGACACCAAGGCCGTGATCCCTGATCGCTGCTACGCCACGATCTACCAAGCGGTGATCGAAGACTGCAAGCTGCACGGTGCTTTCGACCCTACCACGATGGGCAGTGTGCCAAACGTTGGCCTGATGGCGAAAAAAGCCGAAGAATACGGCTCCCACGACAAGACGTTCCAGATCAAGACTGACGGCGTGGTTCGGGTGTGCGACAGCGCTGGCCGGACCTTGTTGGAACAAACCGTGGAAGCCGGTGACATCTTCCGCATGTGCCAGACCAAAGACGCGCCGATCCAGGATTGGGTCAAACTGGCCGTTAACCGTGCTCGCGCAAGTGCGACCCCGGCGATTTTCTGGCTGGACCCAATGCGTGCCCATGACGGCGTAGTGATCGAGAAAGTCCAGACTTACCTGAAGGACCACGACACTTCCGGCCTGGACATCCGCATCATGTCGCCCGTCGACGCAATGGCCTTCACCCTGGGCCGCACTCGCGAAGGCAAAGACACCATCTCGGTGACTGGCAACGTATTGCGCGACTACCTGACTGACCTGTTCCCGATCATGGAACTGGGCACCAGCGCCAAGATGCTGTCGATCGTTCCACTGATGAATGGCGGCGGCCTGTTCGAAACCGGCGCTGGCGGTTCGGCACCGAAGCACGTTCAACAGCTGCTGGAAGAGAACTTCCTGCGCTGGGACTCCCTGGGCGAGTTCCTGGCCCTGGCCGCTTCCCTTGAGCATCTGGGTGTGACCTACAACAACCCTAAAGCGCTGGTATTGGCCAAGACTCTGGACCAGGCCACTGGCCAGTTCCTGGACAATAATAAGTCGCCATCGCGCAAAGTCGGCAACATCGACAACCGCGGCAGCCACTTCTACCTGGCGCTGTACTGGGCTCAGGCCCTGGCCGCCCAGACCGAAGACACCGCGCTGCAAGCGCAATTCGGTCAACTGGCCAAGACCCTGGCCGAGAACGAAGCGACCATCGTCGCTGAGCTCAATGCCGTTCAGGGCAAGCCAGTGGACATCGGCGGTTACTACCACGCCAATGCCGAGCTGATCAGCAAGGCCATGCGCCCAAGCAACACCTTCAACGCGGCGATTGCTGCGCTGGTTTAA
- the icd gene encoding NADP-dependent isocitrate dehydrogenase: MGYKKIQVPAVGDKITVNADHSLNVPNNPIIPFIEGDGIGVDISPVMIKVVDAAVKKAYGGERKISWMEVYAGEKATQVYDQDTWLPQETLDAVKDYVVSIKGPLTTPVGGGIRSLNVALRQQLDLYVCLRPVRWFEGVPSPVKKPGDVDMTIFRENSEDIYAGIEWKAGSPEATKVIKFLKEEMGVTKIRFDENCGIGIKPVSLQGTKRLARKALQYVVDNDRDSLTIVHKGNIMKFTEGAFKEWAYEVAAEEFGATLLDGGPWMQFKNPKTGKNVIVKDAIADAMLQQILLRPAEYDVIATLNLNGDYLSDALAAEVGGIGIAPGANLSDTIAMFEATHGTAPKYAGKDQVNPGSLILSAEMMLRHMGWTEAADLIIKGTNGAISAKTVTYDFHRLMDGATLLSSSAFGDALISHM, translated from the coding sequence ATGGGATACAAGAAGATTCAGGTTCCAGCCGTCGGCGACAAAATCACCGTCAACGCGGACCATTCTCTCAATGTTCCTAACAACCCGATCATCCCCTTTATCGAAGGCGATGGCATCGGTGTTGATATCAGCCCGGTCATGATCAAGGTTGTCGATGCTGCTGTTAAGAAGGCTTACGGCGGCGAGCGCAAAATTTCCTGGATGGAAGTCTATGCCGGGGAAAAAGCGACTCAGGTTTACGATCAGGATACCTGGCTGCCTCAGGAAACCCTGGACGCGGTCAAGGATTACGTGGTTTCCATCAAGGGCCCTCTGACAACTCCGGTCGGCGGTGGTATTCGTTCGTTGAACGTAGCCCTGCGTCAACAACTCGACCTTTATGTCTGCCTGCGTCCGGTACGCTGGTTCGAAGGTGTGCCGAGCCCGGTCAAAAAGCCAGGCGACGTCGACATGACGATCTTTCGCGAGAACTCGGAAGACATCTATGCCGGCATCGAGTGGAAGGCCGGCTCGCCGGAAGCGACCAAAGTCATCAAGTTTCTTAAAGAAGAGATGGGTGTTACCAAGATCCGTTTCGACGAAAACTGCGGCATCGGCATCAAGCCGGTTTCGCTGCAAGGCACCAAACGTCTGGCGCGCAAAGCTCTGCAATACGTGGTCGATAACGACCGTGATTCGCTGACCATCGTGCATAAAGGCAACATCATGAAGTTCACCGAAGGTGCCTTCAAGGAGTGGGCCTACGAAGTAGCGGCTGAAGAGTTCGGTGCGACCCTGCTCGACGGCGGTCCCTGGATGCAGTTCAAGAATCCGAAAACCGGCAAAAACGTCATCGTTAAAGATGCCATCGCCGACGCCATGCTTCAGCAAATCCTGCTGCGTCCGGCCGAATACGATGTAATCGCGACCCTGAACCTCAACGGTGACTACCTCTCCGACGCGCTGGCAGCGGAAGTGGGCGGTATCGGTATTGCACCGGGTGCTAACCTGTCCGACACCATCGCCATGTTCGAGGCGACCCATGGTACGGCGCCGAAGTACGCCGGCAAGGACCAGGTCAATCCGGGTTCCTTGATCCTGTCCGCCGAGATGATGCTGCGTCACATGGGCTGGACCGAAGCGGCTGACCTGATCATCAAAGGCACCAATGGCGCCATTTCGGCCAAGACAGTGACCTACGACTTCCACCGTTTGATGGATGGCGCGACATTGCTGTCGTCTTCGGCGTTCGGCGATGCCCTGATCTCGCACATGTAA
- the cspD gene encoding cold shock domain-containing protein CspD, which translates to MAVGKVKWFNNAKGYGFIIEDGKDEDLFAHFSAIKMEGYKTLKAGQPVTFNIIQGPKGLHAIDIASADALQDQSAPIIQKETVQG; encoded by the coding sequence ATGGCAGTCGGCAAGGTCAAATGGTTCAACAATGCCAAGGGGTATGGCTTCATCATCGAGGATGGCAAAGATGAAGATCTTTTTGCCCATTTCTCCGCGATAAAAATGGAGGGCTATAAAACCCTCAAAGCCGGACAACCTGTGACCTTCAACATCATTCAAGGTCCCAAGGGTTTGCACGCCATCGACATTGCATCGGCCGACGCACTGCAAGACCAGTCCGCGCCCATTATTCAAAAAGAAACGGTGCAGGGCTGA
- the clpS gene encoding ATP-dependent Clp protease adapter ClpS, with the protein MHAISQIRLTFNQDRPALHQDHSETDDDDSAGIAVQEAKPALQAPPMYKVVLFNDDYTPMDFVVEVLEVFFNLNRELATKVMLAVHTEGRAVCGVFTRDIAETKAMQVNQYARESQHPLLCEIEKDG; encoded by the coding sequence ATGCATGCAATCAGCCAGATTCGACTAACATTCAATCAGGATCGCCCGGCTCTCCATCAGGATCATTCGGAGACAGACGACGACGATTCCGCAGGCATTGCTGTTCAGGAAGCAAAGCCTGCATTACAGGCGCCGCCGATGTACAAGGTGGTTTTGTTCAATGATGACTACACACCGATGGATTTCGTCGTCGAAGTGCTCGAGGTGTTTTTTAACCTGAATCGCGAGCTGGCGACCAAGGTCATGTTGGCCGTTCACACAGAAGGACGGGCAGTATGTGGAGTGTTTACCCGCGACATCGCCGAGACCAAGGCCATGCAGGTCAACCAGTACGCCAGGGAAAGCCAGCATCCGCTACTCTGTGAAATCGAGAAGGACGGTTAA
- the clpA gene encoding ATP-dependent Clp protease ATP-binding subunit ClpA, which yields MLNRELEVTLNLAFKEARSKRHEFMTVEHLLLALLDNEAAATVLRACGANLDKLKHDLQEFIDSTTPLIPVHDEDRETQPTLGFQRVLQRAVFHVQSSGKREVTGANVLVAIFSEQESQAVFLLKQQSVARIDVVNYIAHGISKVPGHGDHSEGEQDMQDEEGGESSSSSNPLDAYASNLNELARQGRIDPLVGRELEVERVAQILARRRKNNPLLVGEAGVGKTAIAEGLAKRIVDNQVPDLLANSVVYSLDLGALLAGTKYRGDFEKRFKALLNELKKRPQAILFIDEIHTIIGAGAASGGVMDASNLLKPLLSSGDIRCIGSTTFQEFRGIFEKDRALARRFQKVDVSEPSVEDTISILRGLKGRFEAHHGIEYSDEALRAAAELASRYINDRHMPDKAIDVIDEAGAYQRLQPVEKRVKRIEVPQVEDIVAKIARIPPKHVNTSDRELLRNLERDLKLTVFGQDAAIDSLSTAIKLSRAGLKSPDKPVGSFLFAGPTGVGKTEAARQLAKALGIELVRFDMSEYMERHTVSRLIGAPPGYVGFDQGGLLTEAITKQPHCVLLLDEIEKAHPEVFNLLLQVMDHGTLTDNNGRKADFRNVIVIMTTNAGAETAARASIGFTHQDHSSDAMEVIKKSFTPEFRNRLDTIIQFGRLSHEVIKSVVDKFLTELQAQLEDKRVQLEVTDAARSWLAAGGYDAAMGARPMARLIQDKIKRPLAEEILFGELADHGGVVHIDLKDGELTFEFETTAEMA from the coding sequence ATGTTAAACCGCGAGCTCGAAGTCACCCTCAATCTAGCCTTCAAGGAGGCTCGTTCGAAGCGTCATGAATTCATGACCGTCGAGCATCTCCTGTTGGCATTACTGGATAATGAGGCCGCCGCCACTGTTTTGCGCGCTTGCGGCGCAAACCTCGACAAACTCAAACATGACCTGCAGGAGTTCATCGACTCCACGACGCCGTTGATCCCCGTCCATGACGAGGATCGCGAGACCCAGCCAACCTTGGGCTTTCAGCGTGTTCTGCAGCGTGCTGTCTTTCACGTACAGAGCTCGGGCAAGCGAGAAGTCACTGGTGCTAACGTGCTGGTTGCCATTTTCAGTGAGCAAGAGAGTCAGGCGGTGTTCCTGCTGAAGCAGCAGAGCGTTGCGCGCATTGATGTCGTCAACTACATCGCCCATGGTATTTCCAAAGTGCCGGGGCATGGCGATCACTCTGAAGGTGAACAAGATATGCAGGATGAAGAAGGTGGTGAGTCGTCTTCTTCAAGCAATCCTCTGGATGCTTACGCCAGCAACCTCAACGAGCTAGCGCGCCAGGGTCGAATCGACCCGCTGGTCGGCCGCGAGCTGGAAGTCGAGCGCGTTGCGCAGATCCTGGCGCGTCGTCGCAAAAACAATCCACTGTTGGTCGGCGAGGCGGGTGTGGGTAAAACCGCGATAGCCGAAGGCTTGGCCAAGCGCATTGTCGACAATCAGGTCCCGGACCTGTTGGCCAACAGCGTGGTCTATTCCCTTGATCTGGGGGCCTTGCTGGCTGGGACCAAATACCGTGGCGATTTCGAGAAGCGCTTCAAGGCGTTGCTCAATGAGCTGAAAAAACGTCCGCAGGCCATTCTGTTCATCGACGAGATTCACACCATCATTGGTGCGGGTGCCGCGTCCGGTGGCGTTATGGATGCCTCGAACCTGCTCAAGCCGCTGCTGTCTTCCGGCGATATCCGCTGCATCGGTTCGACTACGTTCCAGGAGTTTCGTGGGATCTTCGAGAAGGATCGTGCCTTGGCACGCCGTTTCCAGAAGGTCGATGTGTCCGAGCCTTCGGTCGAGGACACCATCAGCATCCTGCGTGGCCTGAAGGGGCGTTTCGAAGCGCACCACGGCATCGAGTACAGCGATGAAGCCCTGCGTGCGGCGGCCGAACTGGCCTCACGCTACATCAATGACCGTCATATGCCGGACAAGGCCATCGACGTTATCGATGAAGCGGGAGCTTACCAGCGCCTGCAACCGGTCGAGAAACGCGTGAAGCGCATCGAAGTGCCTCAGGTCGAGGATATCGTAGCGAAAATTGCGCGGATTCCGCCTAAGCACGTCAACACCTCCGACAGAGAGTTGCTGCGTAACCTTGAGCGTGACCTGAAGCTGACGGTGTTTGGTCAGGATGCTGCCATCGACTCATTGTCGACGGCGATCAAGCTGTCCCGCGCCGGCCTCAAGTCGCCTGACAAGCCTGTCGGTTCGTTCTTGTTCGCCGGGCCTACCGGTGTCGGTAAAACCGAAGCGGCGCGTCAGTTGGCCAAGGCATTGGGCATTGAGCTGGTTCGTTTCGACATGTCCGAGTACATGGAGCGTCACACCGTATCGCGTTTGATCGGTGCGCCTCCAGGCTACGTCGGGTTTGATCAGGGCGGTCTGCTGACTGAAGCCATTACCAAGCAGCCTCACTGCGTGTTGTTGCTCGATGAGATCGAGAAGGCGCATCCGGAAGTCTTCAACCTGCTGCTGCAGGTCATGGACCACGGCACGCTCACCGATAACAACGGGCGCAAGGCGGACTTCCGTAATGTGATCGTCATCATGACGACTAACGCCGGTGCCGAGACCGCAGCGCGTGCTTCGATCGGTTTCACCCATCAGGACCACTCGTCTGATGCGATGGAAGTGATCAAAAAGAGCTTCACGCCAGAGTTCCGTAACCGTCTGGACACCATTATCCAGTTTGGTCGCCTCAGTCATGAGGTCATCAAAAGCGTGGTGGACAAGTTCCTTACCGAGCTTCAGGCGCAGTTGGAAGACAAGCGCGTGCAGTTGGAAGTGACTGATGCTGCACGTAGCTGGCTGGCAGCGGGTGGCTACGACGCTGCGATGGGCGCTCGACCAATGGCGCGTTTGATCCAGGACAAGATCAAGCGTCCGCTGGCCGAAGAGATCCTCTTTGGCGAGTTGGCCGACCATGGTGGGGTGGTTCATATCGATCTCAAAGATGGCGAGTTGACCTTTGAGTTTGAGACCACGGCAGAAATGGCCTGA
- the infA gene encoding translation initiation factor IF-1, with translation MSKEDSFEMEGTVVDTLPNTMFRVELENGHVVTAHISGKMRKNYIRILTGDKVRVELTPYDLSKGRITYRAR, from the coding sequence ATGTCGAAAGAAGACAGCTTCGAAATGGAAGGCACTGTCGTCGACACCCTGCCCAACACCATGTTTCGTGTGGAGTTGGAAAATGGGCACGTCGTAACCGCGCATATTTCCGGCAAGATGCGCAAGAACTACATTCGTATTCTTACCGGTGACAAAGTGCGCGTCGAGCTGACGCCCTATGACTTGAGCAAAGGGCGCATCACTTACCGCGCTCGCTAA
- a CDS encoding arginyltransferase: MTELARLKFYATQPHSCSYLPEEQATTLFLDPSQPMDVHVYADLSEMGFRRSGDHLYRPHCQNCNACVPARIPVAQFLPNRQQKRIFKRNIDLQVSPAQPQFSEEYFDLYKRYIEQRHADGDMYPPSRDQFSTFLVRDLPFSRFYEFRLSGRLLAVAVTDLLPNGLSAVYTFYEPAEERRSLGRYAILWQIAEAQRLGLEALYLGYWIKNCKKMSYKTQYRPIELLINQRWVILNECQP; this comes from the coding sequence ATGACCGAGTTGGCGCGTTTAAAGTTCTATGCCACTCAACCCCACTCTTGCAGTTATCTGCCCGAAGAGCAGGCCACCACGCTGTTTCTCGACCCTAGTCAGCCCATGGATGTGCATGTTTACGCAGACCTGTCGGAAATGGGTTTTCGTCGTAGCGGCGATCATCTCTACCGGCCGCATTGCCAAAACTGCAATGCGTGCGTGCCGGCGCGTATTCCTGTGGCGCAATTTTTGCCCAACCGCCAGCAAAAACGAATTTTCAAGCGCAACATCGACTTGCAGGTGAGCCCCGCGCAACCGCAGTTCAGCGAAGAATACTTCGATCTTTACAAGCGCTACATCGAACAACGACACGCCGACGGCGACATGTACCCACCGAGCCGCGATCAGTTTTCGACGTTCCTGGTGCGTGACCTGCCGTTTTCCCGCTTCTACGAGTTCAGACTCAGCGGCCGCCTGCTGGCCGTGGCCGTTACCGACTTGCTACCCAATGGCCTGTCGGCGGTCTACACCTTCTACGAGCCCGCAGAAGAGCGTCGCAGCCTGGGGCGCTATGCAATCCTGTGGCAGATTGCCGAAGCGCAACGACTGGGGCTTGAAGCGCTTTACCTCGGCTACTGGATCAAGAACTGCAAAAAAATGAGCTACAAGACCCAATATCGCCCCATCGAACTGCTGATTAATCAGCGCTGGGTGATCCTGAACGAGTGTCAGCCTTAA
- the aat gene encoding leucyl/phenylalanyl-tRNA--protein transferase, with translation MLTWLQRNTLTFPPLERAMRDPNGLLAAGGDLSADRLIQAYRHGCFPWFSEGQPILWWSPDPRTVLFPDELHVSRSLNKLLRQQRYQVTFDQDFASVISACAAPRDYADGTWITEAMQTAYLELHRRGFAHSVEVWDQGVLVGGLYGLAMGQLFFGESMFSRADNASKYGFATLVQHLKDSGFVLIDCQMPTEHLHSLGARSIPRREFADYLSRHLDQPSRATWVC, from the coding sequence ATGTTGACTTGGTTACAACGCAACACCCTGACCTTCCCTCCGCTGGAAAGAGCCATGCGCGACCCCAACGGGTTGCTGGCTGCGGGCGGCGATCTGTCCGCTGATCGCTTGATCCAGGCCTATCGCCACGGCTGCTTTCCATGGTTTTCCGAAGGTCAGCCCATTCTCTGGTGGTCGCCAGACCCACGCACCGTATTGTTTCCCGACGAACTGCACGTATCCCGCAGCCTGAACAAGTTGCTGCGCCAACAACGCTATCAAGTGACCTTCGATCAGGACTTCGCCAGCGTCATCAGCGCCTGCGCCGCGCCACGCGATTACGCCGACGGCACATGGATCACCGAAGCGATGCAAACGGCGTATCTCGAACTGCACCGGCGCGGCTTCGCCCACTCAGTGGAAGTCTGGGACCAAGGCGTGCTGGTGGGGGGACTGTACGGCTTGGCGATGGGTCAGCTATTTTTCGGTGAGTCGATGTTCAGCCGCGCCGACAACGCCTCAAAATATGGCTTTGCCACACTGGTGCAACATCTGAAGGACTCGGGGTTTGTGCTGATCGACTGCCAGATGCCCACCGAGCACTTACACAGCCTGGGCGCGCGCTCGATCCCGCGCCGCGAGTTTGCCGACTACCTGTCGCGACACCTGGACCAACCCAGCCGCGCCACTTGGGTTTGCTGA